A window of Paenibacillus sp. 19GGS1-52 contains these coding sequences:
- a CDS encoding DUF4127 family protein: MGNIHADVHVIADWLLTETRDANALIISVDMLVYGGIVPSRLHYLTEKECAEPQPAHLYAIPLPKQMLCSWLTPRP, from the coding sequence ATGGGAAATATCCATGCTGATGTTCATGTTATAGCTGACTGGCTGCTTACAGAAACAAGAGATGCGAATGCGCTAATTATTTCTGTTGATATGCTCGTGTATGGAGGAATTGTTCCTTCGCGGCTGCACTATCTTACAGAAAAAGAATGTGCAGAGCCGCAGCCGGCGCATTTATATGCGATTCCTCTGCCGAAGCAGATGTTGTGCTCATGGTTAACTCCCCGCCCGTAA
- a CDS encoding histidine kinase: protein MLRATLKSHTPAVKSLRKTLVIYVVIGTLLPLLLVGVVTYSSIYSILSGKIGNGISASLRQEAVSLENAVDNLDFASKQFALDGQIVEEMSSFLQEKQIYRKSQIMNSINQKINLVNFTNPYIGLTAYIMPGSDDPVLFTNMSTRRNFDISSLPTFMRYNGADYYGPHNTMYAVGDNLVFSEQRIVRVTGQQQLYIYLETNYSLLRKIFNQEAYGMKVNHLLVNQQGNITNVLDGKLPAQIVKAAGGSSTLTHEELGGYHLFRYESPQGWKLVSVVKKSVFNSEIYSWFYKMILLALSTLAFAGFLAWLIWKRIYGPLRKVNLEIIRMAENVTAPVSFTNVEEFDFVLSNFQQMKDQVNELILAVARNEKQKSQFEIEKLLSQINPHFLHNTLNTVQWLARLNGQKEIDKLVTLLVKVLHYNLGKQSIIVTIAEEIEAIRNYMELQRIRYDYEFEFNVQVDEAVLRAAVPRFLLQPLVENSIYHGLSDNGKVDVIITAHGANEVLLCVKDNGAGTDPEMIEQLLSDNGAKERGLGIGFSYVTRMLRTYYGEQMTLLMDSKPGEGTTVSIIIPRKNKEDFDD from the coding sequence ATGCTGCGAGCAACCCTAAAGAGTCATACGCCAGCGGTTAAATCTTTGCGCAAAACGTTGGTTATCTATGTGGTCATTGGGACTTTGCTTCCGCTGCTGCTGGTCGGTGTTGTAACTTATTCTTCGATCTACTCTATTCTATCGGGCAAAATCGGCAACGGGATCAGCGCAAGCCTACGGCAAGAAGCCGTAAGTCTGGAGAATGCGGTCGATAACCTGGATTTCGCCTCCAAGCAATTTGCACTGGATGGTCAAATTGTGGAAGAGATGTCCTCTTTTCTGCAGGAAAAACAGATTTACCGCAAATCGCAAATTATGAACTCGATCAACCAGAAGATTAATCTCGTCAATTTCACTAATCCTTATATTGGCTTGACCGCCTATATTATGCCGGGCAGTGATGATCCGGTACTGTTTACTAATATGAGTACACGGCGGAATTTTGACATCAGCAGCCTGCCCACTTTTATGCGTTATAACGGAGCTGATTACTATGGGCCACACAACACGATGTATGCGGTTGGTGATAATCTTGTCTTCTCCGAACAGCGCATCGTGCGGGTGACCGGACAGCAGCAGCTGTATATTTATCTGGAAACGAACTATAGCTTGCTGCGCAAAATTTTTAATCAGGAAGCCTACGGAATGAAGGTTAACCATCTGCTTGTGAATCAGCAGGGAAATATTACGAATGTGCTCGATGGGAAGCTGCCTGCTCAAATTGTAAAAGCTGCGGGCGGGAGCTCGACTCTTACACATGAAGAGCTGGGTGGTTACCATCTGTTCCGCTACGAAAGCCCCCAAGGCTGGAAGCTAGTCTCTGTGGTTAAGAAGTCTGTCTTCAATAGCGAGATTTACTCCTGGTTCTATAAAATGATCCTGTTGGCCCTATCGACACTTGCCTTCGCCGGGTTTCTGGCCTGGCTGATTTGGAAGCGTATTTATGGCCCTTTAAGGAAAGTTAACCTGGAAATTATCCGCATGGCGGAAAATGTCACCGCACCGGTTTCATTCACTAATGTAGAGGAGTTCGACTTTGTGCTCAGCAACTTTCAGCAAATGAAGGATCAGGTTAACGAGCTCATTCTGGCGGTTGCCCGCAATGAGAAGCAGAAGAGCCAGTTCGAAATTGAGAAGCTGCTCAGCCAGATTAACCCGCATTTTCTGCACAATACCCTCAATACTGTGCAGTGGCTGGCCCGGCTGAACGGGCAGAAAGAGATTGATAAACTGGTGACACTGCTCGTGAAGGTGCTGCATTATAATCTGGGCAAGCAGAGCATAATTGTTACCATAGCGGAGGAAATAGAAGCGATCCGTAATTATATGGAGCTGCAGCGTATCCGTTATGATTATGAGTTTGAGTTCAATGTGCAGGTCGATGAGGCTGTGTTGCGTGCGGCTGTTCCGCGGTTTCTGCTGCAACCACTCGTTGAGAATTCCATTTATCATGGCTTAAGCGATAACGGGAAGGTGGATGTCATCATCACAGCGCATGGTGCAAATGAGGTACTGCTTTGTGTTAAAGATAACGGTGCGGGAACTGATCCTGAAATGATAGAACAGCTGCTCTCGGATAACGGAGCTAAGGAACGGGGCCTGGGGATTGGTTTCTCCTATGTAACACGAATGCTGCGAACCTACTACGGAGAACAAATGACGCTATTAATGGATAGTAAGCCGGGAGAGGGCACGACGGTATCTATTATTATTCCTAGAAAAAATAAGGAGGACTTCGATGATTAA
- a CDS encoding sugar phosphate isomerase/epimerase family protein gives MMKSSLSVWSMHKYMYSGEMDNEQFIEFTATTGAKGVELLSVFWKEDGREEERIHAALQRTGLQMACFGASNNLALADPDARRAQLLNITSSVDRAVLFGAQVVRVFSGDKEQDVTYEDAKTWIIAGLKEAASYAKDKGIKLCLENHGLFAGKADQVLEVIREVNSDHLCSTFDTGNFLLVDENPSEAITKLKDYIAHVHFKDFALVEDGYSGTIYTSLEGKKFTGHVPGEGSVDFPYILGELKNNNYTGWLTVEYEGDEEQKEGSTRSIHNLEAYLAAL, from the coding sequence ATGATGAAATCAAGTTTGAGCGTATGGAGTATGCATAAATATATGTACTCCGGAGAAATGGACAATGAGCAATTCATAGAATTCACAGCCACCACTGGCGCGAAGGGCGTGGAACTGTTAAGCGTGTTCTGGAAGGAGGATGGACGAGAGGAAGAACGTATTCATGCTGCTTTGCAGCGGACGGGGCTGCAGATGGCCTGCTTCGGTGCAAGCAATAACTTGGCTCTTGCCGATCCGGACGCCCGTCGGGCACAACTTCTCAATATTACGAGTTCCGTGGATCGTGCGGTATTGTTCGGAGCTCAAGTAGTGAGGGTATTCTCCGGTGACAAGGAGCAGGATGTAACCTACGAAGATGCAAAGACTTGGATAATCGCGGGACTCAAAGAAGCGGCCTCCTACGCGAAGGACAAAGGGATTAAGCTATGTCTGGAAAATCACGGGTTGTTCGCCGGGAAAGCGGATCAGGTACTGGAAGTGATTCGCGAGGTCAATTCGGATCATCTCTGCAGCACGTTCGATACCGGAAATTTTTTGCTTGTGGATGAGAATCCGAGCGAGGCGATCACGAAACTAAAGGATTACATTGCTCATGTTCACTTCAAGGATTTTGCCCTTGTGGAAGATGGATATAGCGGCACGATTTACACCTCTCTCGAAGGAAAAAAGTTTACAGGTCATGTTCCTGGGGAAGGTTCTGTTGACTTTCCTTATATTTTGGGGGAGTTAAAAAACAACAATTATACGGGTTGGTTGACCGTGGAATATGAAGGTGACGAGGAACAGAAGGAAGGCTCCACCCGTTCTATTCATAATCTGGAAGCTTACCTTGCTGCATTGTAA
- a CDS encoding Gfo/Idh/MocA family oxidoreductase, translating into MKKVKVGVVGIGSIAHMFHLDNYRDHPAVELVAVADIDKERAISTAAEYDGIVAYGSAKEMFEAEDLDAVSICTFNNSHVELALLALQHGLDVLLEKPMAMNMEEAESLKAAESASDNLVMIGMSHRYRNDSQIIQRTVESGELGHIYFAKTKILRRRGVPVGWFTDNQYSGGGPMKDIGVHVLDLAWWMMGKPEPDKVVGKLFREIAPYGDDASFPYAAYSKENKEEGLYNVEDLGVAFITFKNGAVLTVEASWAINGSQDDAVKVELFGTKGGATLEPLTLFRDTGGIPVEHTLGVPETDFYKKEIGHFIECVQQRKKPLSDVEQGATVTSLLEAIRISSESNDIFKF; encoded by the coding sequence ATGAAAAAAGTAAAAGTGGGTGTTGTGGGTATTGGATCGATAGCCCATATGTTTCATTTAGACAATTATCGTGATCACCCAGCGGTTGAGCTAGTCGCCGTAGCGGATATCGATAAGGAAAGAGCTATCAGCACAGCAGCTGAATATGATGGAATTGTCGCTTACGGATCGGCGAAGGAAATGTTCGAAGCCGAAGACCTGGATGCGGTCAGCATTTGTACATTCAATAACTCTCATGTGGAGTTGGCCCTGTTGGCGCTTCAGCATGGCCTTGATGTATTGCTGGAAAAACCAATGGCGATGAATATGGAAGAAGCTGAATCTCTGAAGGCGGCTGAGTCCGCCTCGGACAATCTTGTCATGATCGGTATGAGCCACCGCTACCGTAACGATTCCCAGATCATCCAGCGAACTGTAGAAAGTGGCGAGCTGGGCCATATTTATTTTGCTAAGACCAAGATTTTGCGTCGTCGTGGTGTACCCGTCGGCTGGTTTACAGATAATCAGTATTCTGGCGGTGGACCCATGAAGGATATCGGTGTACATGTGCTAGATCTAGCCTGGTGGATGATGGGCAAGCCGGAACCTGACAAGGTAGTGGGCAAGTTGTTCCGAGAAATAGCTCCTTATGGAGATGATGCTTCTTTTCCTTATGCTGCCTACTCGAAAGAGAACAAGGAAGAAGGCTTATATAATGTTGAGGACCTCGGCGTAGCTTTCATCACCTTTAAGAACGGGGCAGTATTGACCGTTGAAGCAAGTTGGGCTATTAACGGCAGTCAGGATGATGCTGTCAAGGTAGAACTGTTCGGAACGAAAGGTGGAGCCACGCTTGAACCGCTCACCTTATTCCGGGATACCGGGGGTATTCCCGTTGAACATACGCTTGGAGTTCCTGAAACTGACTTCTACAAGAAGGAAATTGGGCATTTTATCGAATGCGTGCAGCAGCGAAAGAAACCTTTATCTGACGTGGAGCAAGGGGCGACGGTAACGTCACTACTGGAAGCTATCCGTATTTCTTCAGAGAGCAATGATATTTTCAAATTTTAA
- a CDS encoding ROK family protein, with protein MISYPDDSVAIGVDIGGTKIRFGAGMDCRNMVCLALGTGVGGAVITEGRLLHGANGRTGEIGHMTVNMNGPACICGSYGSHPFNSRSS; from the coding sequence ATGATATCTTATCCAGACGATTCCGTAGCGATCGGAGTTGACATCGGTGGAACGAAGATCAGGTTCGGTGCAGGTATGGATTGTCGGAATATGGTGTGCCTGGCACTTGGAACCGGTGTTGGCGGGGCAGTCATCACAGAGGGCCGGCTTCTACATGGCGCAAATGGTAGAACTGGTGAAATCGGTCATATGACAGTGAATATGAACGGTCCTGCCTGCATTTGTGGCAGTTACGGCTCTCATCCTTTTAATTCCCGATCCTCATAG
- a CDS encoding extracellular solute-binding protein produces the protein MNWRGYILPVLLLLSLTACRGNNEPSHSGNLSQEGSNAEPAAYGKYVDPVVMRIRFKVPDSRLNTGDSNDNNPITRYLESITNIKVVHSWEAKGEETFTQKVQLAIDSNDLPDAMVVDRDQLKKLIDNDMIEELTETYKNYGSELIKEMYDSTKGEALNDATRDGKLYGLPNVAINADSPSLLWVRQDWLEKLELQAPKTFDDIEAIAQAFVNKDPDGNGKRDTIGLSGYRNIVYGTKPHVNGLDTIFSAYHAFPTNWIKDSSGKVVYGSITPETKQALAKLADWYKRGLIDPEFALYKETQEPIIAGKTGMFFGPWWMPYYPLSEAVALDTKAEWRAYAAPLDASGNFVAHMAPVTDRYLVVRKGYKHPEAVVKLLNAFTRLERRQDPNQEEVKKLDDFSAQTGIQPRAYYPFDLLLDYSDAIEKHYSDIQQTLHNKIDPDTLDPDTRLIYDQWMADSEQPKKNLEGWKAANAYKYGVAVLTSTAIEGVRSVFYGNTQLMQSKWPALQKLESETFLNIIVGDAPLSEFDAFVAKWRSLGGDKITQEVTVLVDRK, from the coding sequence ATGAACTGGAGAGGATATATTCTGCCTGTCCTCTTACTGCTCTCGCTCACGGCTTGCCGTGGCAATAATGAACCTAGCCATTCGGGTAATCTCTCACAGGAAGGAAGCAATGCCGAGCCTGCTGCGTATGGAAAATATGTCGATCCAGTAGTTATGCGCATAAGGTTCAAGGTTCCCGATTCCCGGCTTAACACGGGCGACAGTAATGATAACAATCCGATCACCCGTTATTTGGAGAGCATTACAAATATCAAGGTGGTCCATTCCTGGGAAGCAAAGGGTGAAGAGACGTTTACGCAAAAGGTACAGCTGGCGATCGACAGCAACGATCTCCCGGATGCGATGGTTGTGGATCGCGATCAATTGAAGAAGCTGATTGATAATGACATGATCGAGGAGTTAACAGAAACCTATAAGAATTATGGTTCCGAATTAATTAAGGAAATGTATGATTCAACGAAAGGTGAAGCGCTGAACGATGCAACTCGGGACGGGAAATTATACGGGTTGCCTAATGTAGCTATTAACGCCGATTCTCCATCTTTGCTCTGGGTTCGCCAGGATTGGCTGGAGAAGCTGGAGCTGCAAGCACCAAAGACGTTCGACGATATTGAAGCAATCGCTCAAGCCTTCGTTAACAAGGACCCTGACGGCAATGGAAAGCGGGATACGATAGGTCTGAGTGGCTACAGAAATATTGTGTACGGAACGAAGCCGCATGTGAATGGTCTGGATACGATCTTTAGTGCTTATCATGCTTTCCCAACGAACTGGATCAAAGACAGCTCAGGCAAAGTAGTATATGGCTCAATCACGCCGGAGACGAAACAGGCACTTGCCAAGCTGGCAGACTGGTACAAGCGAGGACTGATTGATCCTGAATTTGCGCTCTATAAAGAAACGCAGGAGCCTATAATAGCGGGGAAGACAGGCATGTTCTTCGGTCCGTGGTGGATGCCCTATTATCCATTGTCGGAAGCGGTGGCCCTGGACACCAAAGCGGAATGGAGAGCCTATGCGGCTCCGCTCGATGCCTCGGGTAATTTTGTTGCCCATATGGCTCCGGTGACCGATCGATATTTGGTTGTACGCAAAGGTTATAAGCATCCTGAGGCTGTAGTGAAGCTGCTTAACGCTTTTACCAGATTAGAAAGACGGCAGGACCCTAACCAGGAGGAGGTTAAGAAGCTGGATGATTTCTCCGCACAGACAGGTATTCAGCCACGGGCCTACTATCCGTTCGACCTTCTGCTTGATTACTCTGATGCTATTGAGAAACATTATTCTGATATCCAGCAGACGTTGCATAATAAGATTGATCCAGATACGCTGGACCCGGATACGCGACTCATCTATGATCAGTGGATGGCAGATTCCGAACAGCCGAAGAAGAATTTGGAGGGCTGGAAGGCGGCTAATGCTTATAAATACGGGGTTGCCGTGTTGACCTCAACAGCTATAGAGGGGGTTCGCAGCGTTTTTTATGGCAATACACAGCTCATGCAGAGCAAATGGCCGGCATTGCAGAAGCTGGAGAGTGAGACCTTCCTCAATATTATTGTGGGTGATGCTCCTCTTAGTGAATTTGATGCTTTTGTGGCCAAATGGAGAAGCCTTGGCGGGGATAAGATTACACAAGAGGTTACGGTTTTAGTTGACCGGAAGTGA
- a CDS encoding sugar phosphate isomerase/epimerase family protein, which produces MEKLTNKIGVIVDSFGVGIREGLKKAKEVGAEGVQIYAVSGEMDPGQLLSVDRKALKKEIAGLGLEISALVGDLGGHGFQDWQENPFKIAKSKAILDLALDLGCNIVTTHIGIVPEQNTEIYRVMQEACDELNRYAKQAGAYFAIETGPETAQLLKVFLDSLSDDGVSVNFDPANMVMVTGDDPVQGVHTLKNYIVHTHVKDGIRYQNVDPREVYGALGFEPMDHGKISKMVAAGEVFRETPLGEGNVDFNAYFNALVEIGYKGYLTIEREVGGQPEEDIRQAVSFINRYR; this is translated from the coding sequence ATGGAAAAACTGACCAACAAAATAGGTGTGATTGTGGACAGCTTCGGCGTCGGCATACGGGAAGGGCTGAAGAAGGCGAAAGAGGTCGGAGCAGAAGGTGTACAAATTTATGCAGTATCGGGTGAAATGGACCCCGGGCAGTTGCTGTCGGTCGACCGAAAGGCCTTGAAAAAGGAGATTGCAGGACTGGGACTGGAGATATCCGCACTCGTCGGTGATCTTGGCGGTCATGGTTTTCAGGACTGGCAGGAAAATCCGTTCAAAATCGCTAAATCGAAAGCCATATTGGATCTAGCGCTTGATCTGGGCTGCAATATTGTGACGACACATATCGGGATCGTACCGGAGCAAAATACGGAGATTTATCGTGTAATGCAAGAGGCCTGTGACGAGTTGAATCGGTATGCCAAGCAGGCAGGAGCCTATTTTGCAATCGAGACAGGGCCAGAAACGGCTCAGCTGCTTAAAGTTTTTTTGGATTCCCTATCGGATGACGGAGTTTCAGTCAATTTTGATCCAGCGAATATGGTGATGGTAACGGGTGATGACCCTGTTCAGGGGGTTCACACATTGAAGAATTATATTGTTCACACCCATGTCAAAGACGGGATTCGTTACCAGAATGTTGACCCGCGTGAAGTATACGGCGCGCTTGGGTTTGAGCCGATGGATCACGGTAAAATATCCAAAATGGTGGCAGCTGGTGAAGTATTTCGGGAAACCCCGCTGGGTGAGGGAAATGTGGATTTTAACGCTTATTTCAATGCGCTGGTGGAGATCGGGTACAAAGGCTACTTAACGATCGAACGGGAAGTTGGCGGACAGCCTGAAGAGGATATTCGCCAGGCAGTGTCTTTTATTAATCGATATAGATAG
- a CDS encoding stalk domain-containing protein has translation MKKMLGFLSTVVLSVSLFNSPVSAAGSMNTDITVYAKLKLYFNGLADNSGKDGEFYNGVSYVPKAMIYEATTYVPLRYFANMLGVTEVNWNSDKLQITVGSSSMAQNNNAVSQASLESQPDASTVNRQPIKLSRYVNIYTGNNIQPMIDEEHAIITSVEDIYYYPSLSLIFNGVEDTSSTDGMMPSGTNEVPKTLIFKQNTYVPLRYFATQMGIPNNEIVFDKNTFSMRIGN, from the coding sequence ATGAAAAAAATGCTTGGATTTCTTTCAACAGTCGTTCTGTCCGTTAGTTTGTTCAACTCACCCGTTTCAGCCGCTGGTTCCATGAATACGGACATTACAGTTTATGCTAAACTAAAACTTTATTTCAATGGTCTGGCGGATAACAGCGGGAAAGACGGGGAGTTCTATAATGGTGTTTCATATGTGCCTAAAGCGATGATTTATGAAGCTACGACCTATGTGCCACTAAGGTATTTTGCTAATATGCTTGGCGTGACGGAAGTAAACTGGAATTCCGATAAATTACAAATAACGGTAGGCAGTTCATCGATGGCTCAGAACAATAACGCAGTCTCCCAAGCCAGTCTTGAGTCTCAACCCGATGCCTCGACAGTAAATAGGCAACCCATTAAATTAAGTAGATACGTCAATATCTATACTGGAAATAATATTCAACCAATGATAGATGAAGAGCACGCAATCATAACTTCAGTCGAAGATATCTACTATTATCCCTCGTTATCTTTGATTTTTAATGGTGTGGAGGATACTTCTAGTACGGATGGTATGATGCCTAGCGGTACGAATGAGGTTCCCAAAACGCTTATTTTCAAACAGAATACTTATGTACCCCTGCGGTACTTCGCAACTCAAATGGGCATTCCAAATAATGAAATCGTATTTGATAAAAACACATTTTCTATGAGGATCGGGAATTAA
- a CDS encoding response regulator codes for MIKAAVVDDERLVRKGFISLIDWSSFGVVIVGEAGDGKTALTLLQQQKVDLLFVDITMPGMSGFDLIRQVRLRFPGIRCVVLTCHHEFDYVQEAMRLGAVDYIVKTLLEMENVDETIGRIVERMKWEDSTREVLLRGEGKVMAADKALLYVPLEQQASEEELFQLSTVKNNPLLAFQEMWVSPLLQRISEEECRRELKARLGTRWQTALVSGLRGQPLQEIEELFNAKLQHTLFYSACSGSEELTVLTYGELKGEGITAPAIQLLHTEEELFEQAQNLKWTTDGVEWDQFVADVARLKPRYDHFSAFGHSLLSSWGTLLLKPEEAEQLEQAIGCNLNWCHWKNWLRRFSDNVGRRMLELSLSKEVMSCLIRAVRYMRSHAGDKINQGEVAAAINMSRGYFSQCFARFAGESFGETLRGMRLELAKSLLLETAVPVCEIASRSGFEDDRYFSRLFRERIGKLPSEYRAEGRVQL; via the coding sequence ATGATTAAAGCTGCAGTGGTCGATGATGAGCGACTTGTGCGCAAAGGCTTCATCTCCCTGATCGACTGGTCATCTTTCGGAGTGGTTATCGTGGGTGAAGCTGGCGATGGCAAAACCGCACTTACGCTGCTCCAGCAGCAGAAGGTGGATCTGCTCTTCGTGGATATTACGATGCCGGGTATGTCGGGATTTGACCTTATCCGGCAGGTGAGGTTACGGTTCCCCGGCATCCGCTGTGTTGTACTGACCTGCCACCATGAATTCGACTATGTTCAGGAAGCCATGCGTCTGGGTGCTGTTGATTATATCGTCAAGACACTGCTAGAGATGGAAAATGTAGATGAGACGATTGGCCGTATCGTGGAACGGATGAAGTGGGAGGACAGTACTCGTGAGGTGCTGCTCCGTGGAGAGGGCAAGGTAATGGCTGCCGACAAAGCGCTGCTCTACGTTCCTTTGGAACAACAAGCGAGTGAAGAAGAGCTGTTTCAGCTGTCAACGGTAAAGAATAATCCGCTGCTCGCTTTTCAGGAGATGTGGGTATCGCCACTGCTCCAGCGGATTTCAGAGGAGGAGTGCAGGCGTGAGCTTAAGGCTCGGCTGGGTACACGCTGGCAGACTGCACTAGTCAGCGGGCTGCGGGGCCAGCCGCTTCAGGAGATTGAGGAGCTGTTCAATGCGAAGCTGCAGCATACTCTTTTTTACAGCGCGTGCTCGGGTAGCGAGGAACTGACTGTATTAACTTATGGGGAATTGAAGGGTGAGGGAATCACGGCACCAGCAATTCAGCTGCTCCACACAGAGGAAGAGTTGTTCGAACAAGCACAGAATCTGAAATGGACCACAGATGGGGTGGAATGGGATCAGTTTGTAGCTGACGTGGCCCGACTTAAGCCCCGATATGATCACTTCTCCGCATTTGGACATTCTCTGTTGAGCAGTTGGGGGACTTTGCTGCTGAAGCCTGAGGAAGCAGAGCAGTTGGAGCAGGCTATCGGGTGTAACTTGAACTGGTGCCATTGGAAAAATTGGCTGCGGCGGTTCTCGGATAACGTGGGACGACGAATGCTGGAGCTTAGTCTGAGCAAAGAGGTAATGTCTTGCCTGATCCGGGCTGTTCGCTACATGAGAAGCCATGCTGGTGACAAAATCAATCAGGGTGAGGTGGCGGCCGCTATTAATATGAGCCGTGGATATTTCAGCCAATGTTTTGCCAGGTTTGCGGGGGAATCCTTTGGTGAAACACTGCGGGGAATGAGATTGGAGCTGGCTAAATCGCTGCTGCTGGAGACAGCAGTTCCTGTCTGTGAGATTGCCTCCAGATCCGGATTTGAAGATGATCGTTATTTCAGCAGGCTGTTCCGGGAACGCATCGGCAAGCTGCCGAGCGAATATCGTGCGGAGGGGAGGGTACAGTTATGA
- a CDS encoding MurR/RpiR family transcriptional regulator → MSKFGKPINSSSTLLMISSIYNSLSKAEKKVADAVQSDPEYAVLATVTDLAEKAKVGETSVIRFCRKIGFRGYHEFKLSVAQDLVNVSTYIDEEIEEEDDWELIARKLTMNHTKLLDKTLDLIDMDTVSQAVEALAAANRVFVYGVGSSGITALDTHYRFMRIGLNVDVQRDIHILAMSAALVKAGDVVFGISTSGSTKDVVAATRMAKESGALIICLTSHARSPITTYADIVLLVPSKEMPFQGGALSTKIAQIHLIDILSTLLTLHMKDSAYAAIKKTADAVADKLY, encoded by the coding sequence ATGAGTAAATTTGGAAAACCGATAAATTCCTCAAGCACGCTGCTGATGATTTCGAGCATATACAACTCCCTGAGCAAGGCTGAGAAGAAGGTAGCTGACGCAGTTCAAAGCGATCCCGAATATGCGGTACTTGCTACGGTAACTGATCTTGCCGAGAAGGCTAAAGTCGGAGAAACGTCGGTCATCCGTTTTTGCCGTAAAATCGGATTTCGTGGATATCACGAGTTCAAGCTATCGGTCGCCCAAGACCTAGTCAACGTCTCTACCTATATCGACGAAGAAATCGAAGAGGAAGATGATTGGGAGCTCATTGCCCGTAAACTGACTATGAATCATACAAAGCTACTTGATAAAACACTGGATTTAATTGATATGGATACGGTCTCGCAGGCAGTGGAGGCGCTGGCCGCGGCGAATCGTGTGTTCGTGTATGGGGTAGGATCATCCGGCATTACTGCACTAGATACGCACTACCGGTTCATGCGGATTGGATTGAATGTCGACGTACAGCGTGATATTCATATCCTCGCCATGTCGGCAGCACTGGTTAAAGCGGGAGATGTCGTATTTGGAATTTCGACGTCTGGCAGTACAAAGGATGTAGTCGCTGCGACGAGGATGGCCAAGGAGAGCGGCGCATTGATTATTTGTCTAACCAGTCATGCCAGATCCCCGATTACCACGTACGCAGACATTGTCCTGCTTGTGCCCTCTAAAGAGATGCCCTTTCAGGGAGGTGCGTTGTCGACGAAGATTGCCCAGATCCACTTGATTGATATTTTGTCAACGCTGCTCACGCTTCATATGAAAGACTCCGCCTACGCTGCGATCAAGAAGACTGCTGACGCGGTGGCAGACAAATTATATTAG
- a CDS encoding DUF2294 domain-containing protein yields the protein MAELDSTENRKKMCQIYNELSKELFGFGTTLLRVTVDQRVITFHAKHRRSPRSTALEGEAPELKQEVDFRMSLLFKKKFKERLQDEMGLNIEVLLRDYDAPTQWAFTNMVLAGE from the coding sequence ATGGCAGAGCTGGACAGTACGGAGAACAGGAAGAAGATGTGCCAGATCTACAATGAGCTATCCAAGGAATTATTTGGTTTTGGTACGACCCTGCTTCGCGTAACGGTTGATCAGCGGGTCATCACCTTTCATGCCAAACATCGCAGGTCACCCCGTTCTACAGCACTTGAGGGCGAGGCACCTGAACTTAAGCAGGAAGTGGATTTTCGCATGTCACTGCTGTTTAAGAAGAAATTCAAGGAAAGACTACAGGATGAGATGGGTTTGAACATCGAGGTTCTGCTTCGGGATTATGATGCACCGACACAATGGGCTTTTACGAATATGGTATTGGCTGGTGAGTAA